The region GGAAGCTGGATCCTTAAAATCGACATTTCCTCTTAACTTAACATGAGCAGGGCCAAAACCGAAACCAAAACGAAATGTGTCAGGGTTTCCAAGATAAAATATAGGAACTAACATGGAATAGGTTCCTTCGATACTAGTATCGACATCTTCCGTTACCTTTGTACGATTTGGTTTTAAAGAATTATTGTTAGAACCTGAAGATCCAGACTCAGACTCTGAAGAAGCAACCTCAGGAGTTTGATTTTTTGAAAATACCTTAGGTATCGATTGTCGATTTAAATAAAAACTTGAATTATGTAAAAGTAAATTCATTCCAAAATATTTTGTGAACTGAATTTCAGGGGATTTAACATCTAATAACCAAGAAACACGACCAGGATCATCCTGAACCATCTGTGCGTCCCGATTCCTACCTTGGATGGACAAGGATACACTTTCTAAGGTCACACCAGGATTGATGGAAATATACTTGTAAGGGCCTTTCTTTGAATCAGCGTTAGAATCTGTGTCACTAGACCCTTCCTTTGTTTCCTGTGCAGACAACGAACCCAGCGAAAACAAAAATAGAAAAAAAATAAAATAACGTATCACGAAATACTTCTATACTAATTAAGATTTTCGTCAGGTTGTGATCATTCGCACTTTGATAAAAGATTTTTTTATTCTCTTTTATCAAAGTCGGTGAAAAACGAAAACAAAATTCTGGATCAATCAACGCTCCAATTTTTCTGTCTTAGTTTATAATTGGATTTCGACATCCGTGATCGGGAAGGCCACACAGGAATGGATCCAGCCAAATTTTTTATCAGACTTTCTAATTTTGGCTTCTGGGGGACTGAATACTTCTCCTGATTTTAGTTTCACACGACATAAACTACATTCGCCGGAGCGACATGCGTTCTCAGTAAAATATCCATTTCGTTCCAAACTATTCAGAAGAGGTTCCCCTACTTTTACTTTGAAAGGCTTTTGGTTTCCAACTTTGACATTCACTTCCTTTGTAGGCAGGAGTGAATTCGGCCAACCATCCATTTTTTCCGGCTTTGGTGGTGGCCCATTACTTTCGATTAAAATACGTCCAGATTTGACACCTAGTTCGGATAGAAGTTTAGCACAATGTTCGTTGAAAGGAGTGGGTCCACAAACATAATACATCTTAGATGATGGTTCAGATAGTAAAGTTTGCAATGTGGAAAAATCCAATCGACCACGATAACCTTTGTATTCAGAACTTACCTCACGAGAAAGGAACTCGGTCAAAATAAAGTTTTTATGAGCCGCTGCTAAGTTTCGAAGTTCATCAATAAAAATCACATCGTTCTCATAACTATTAGAATAAATGATATGGAAACGAAACAGTTCTTTTGATGCCAAAAACGATTTCAACATACTTATGGCAGGAGCAATTCCTGATCCGCCAGCAAGAAACACCAAATCCAAACCATGAAATAGGGGATTGTGATGAAAGGAACCCATAGGTCCCGTGGATTCAAATTCTTGTCCGACCTTTACATCATCTAACAAATAGGGACTCACAAATCCACCTTCTGCGCGTTTGATGGTTAACTCATAAGATTTTAAATCTTTTGGTGAGGAAGAAATCGAGTAAGGTCTCGCTGTCAAAACTCCTTGAAGAGAAACAAATAAATTGATATACTGCCCCGCTTGAAAGGGAGGTAAATTTCTAGCATCTACTGAAACCATTTCTAAGGTTTTTGTAGATGGTGTATCAATTCGAATATTTTCAACACGCAATCGAATTCGTTTTGGGTGGAGGCTACGAATCGTTTCGCGAACCAAACCTTTCCCTTCTATAAAATTAGAACCATTTTTTTCTAGTTCTTCTTTTTTTAAAACTGCTTCCTGGAAGCCAACAACAGAGTTTAAAATATTTGTTTCTAATTTTTGATTATTGTCTAACATATCTTGTTTCCTATAAATCAGAGATTCATTGTTCTATACTAATGAATAAATTACCACATAACCTAAACAGTAGATTTGGTTTTACGACGTAGTTGTTTCATAATTTTCCGTGCGGTAAAATATCCATTCAAATAAGTTGGTTGGAACCCACCCATACTTGTCCAACTACTGGAAGAATAAAGTCCATCAATGGCGTCTATTGATTCTCGCATAAGGGAACCATCTTGTAACGTCTGTTTGAATCCATAAATGGCACCTCCGGGAGTGTTTAAATAACGCATCATCGTCATCGGTGTGGCAACTTCGGCCTTTTCAATGTGTTTTCTGATTTTAGGATAAGCACGTTCAACGAGATCTATTAATTTATCACCAAACTCATATTTTGTGGATATATATTTTTCTGGGGGGACATTTTTCCAGGCCTCTCCGTATTGTAATGCAACAAGTGTGACAACCGCCTTTCCTTTAGGAGCTAACTCTTCATCAATGAAATTATAACAAGTCACCATCCCCCAATCGGGAGCATCCAAAGTGTACATACGATCTTCTGTGACTTCAGCATTTGAAGTTGTCATTACGAAGGTTGAGGCCGTAGTGAATCCTAACTCTTCAGGAGAACAATCCAAACCTAAATAAAGACAAACAGCGGAAACACCCATCCGTCTTGACTTAAAATCTTTAAGGATTGAAGGAGGAGGTGTTTCTAGATCTAACATCTCATGGTAAGTGATAAGAGGACTTGCATTCGATACAACTGCTTCACAAGTTACAGTTTCTCCTGTTTCGAGAAGAACCCCACGTACGGCACCATTTTCAGTGAGAATTTTTTCTGCCGCACAATGAAATCTTACTTCTCCACCTGCTTCCTCGAAAGAGGAAAGAAGAGAACTTGAAAGCATTTGAGACCCACCTTTGATATGCCAAGGTTTATACACACAGTAAAAATATAACATGCCGATAAATTCTGAAAATACCAAATCTGTTGTGGGGATACCAACATAACTCCAATAAGGTGTAATTACATTAATTAAATCCTCATTAGAAAAAAACTCATTCAAAACATCAGTGGTAGAACGAAGGCCGTAAGCTGAAAAATTCGGACATTTGGTTCTAATTTTTTCTTCATCATTGGACAACCTAACTC is a window of Leptospira kanakyensis DNA encoding:
- a CDS encoding FAD-binding oxidoreductase; translation: MLDNNQKLETNILNSVVGFQEAVLKKEELEKNGSNFIEGKGLVRETIRSLHPKRIRLRVENIRIDTPSTKTLEMVSVDARNLPPFQAGQYINLFVSLQGVLTARPYSISSSPKDLKSYELTIKRAEGGFVSPYLLDDVKVGQEFESTGPMGSFHHNPLFHGLDLVFLAGGSGIAPAISMLKSFLASKELFRFHIIYSNSYENDVIFIDELRNLAAAHKNFILTEFLSREVSSEYKGYRGRLDFSTLQTLLSEPSSKMYYVCGPTPFNEHCAKLLSELGVKSGRILIESNGPPPKPEKMDGWPNSLLPTKEVNVKVGNQKPFKVKVGEPLLNSLERNGYFTENACRSGECSLCRVKLKSGEVFSPPEAKIRKSDKKFGWIHSCVAFPITDVEIQL
- a CDS encoding phytoene desaturase family protein, producing MSHYDTVVIGAGNAGLMAATRLQREGSKTLLLERHNVPGGCATSFVRGDFEFEVALHQLSGVGTESNPFIMRSVFEELGVLDKIELVQEQELYRIIIPGKLDVTLPADWIELQNHLKSLFPEEGESIERFFKLSEAVVNEYYFVLPRVRLSNDEEKIRTKCPNFSAYGLRSTTDVLNEFFSNEDLINVITPYWSYVGIPTTDLVFSEFIGMLYFYCVYKPWHIKGGSQMLSSSLLSSFEEAGGEVRFHCAAEKILTENGAVRGVLLETGETVTCEAVVSNASPLITYHEMLDLETPPPSILKDFKSRRMGVSAVCLYLGLDCSPEELGFTTASTFVMTTSNAEVTEDRMYTLDAPDWGMVTCYNFIDEELAPKGKAVVTLVALQYGEAWKNVPPEKYISTKYEFGDKLIDLVERAYPKIRKHIEKAEVATPMTMMRYLNTPGGAIYGFKQTLQDGSLMRESIDAIDGLYSSSSWTSMGGFQPTYLNGYFTARKIMKQLRRKTKSTV